A genome region from Alkalimarinus coralli includes the following:
- the rlmN gene encoding 23S rRNA (adenine(2503)-C(2))-methyltransferase RlmN — MSTVKKVNLLGLTRSKMEQFFADMGEKPFRAKQVMQWIHQFGVSDFDQMTNISKVLRTKLASIAEVKVPEVTYHDISSDGTRKWVMQMEGGSSIETVLIPDGNRGTLCVSSQIGCALDCSFCSTGKQGFNRNLSAAEIIGQVWVAVKSFEDIDPEKERPVTNVVMMGMGEPLLNFDNVIDAMDLMMDDFAYSISKRRLTLSTAGVVPAIKKLTGLTDASIAISLHAPNDELRDQLVPINQKYPISELLDAVQGYLGSLSDKRKATIEYTLIEGVNDQLELAHQLVDLLKDLPCKINLIPFNPFPQSDYKKPSGNAVHRFQDVLVEGGYVTTIRSTRGDDIDAACGQLVGKVTDRTRRSEKYIPLKQHSG, encoded by the coding sequence ATGAGCACAGTAAAAAAAGTAAATCTACTTGGTTTAACGCGCTCCAAAATGGAGCAGTTTTTTGCCGATATGGGCGAAAAGCCTTTTAGAGCCAAGCAGGTTATGCAGTGGATACACCAGTTCGGTGTTTCGGACTTTGATCAAATGACCAATATCAGCAAGGTGTTGCGTACCAAGTTGGCAAGTATTGCAGAGGTTAAAGTTCCAGAGGTTACGTACCATGATATCTCTTCAGATGGCACTCGAAAGTGGGTGATGCAAATGGAGGGGGGGAGCAGTATAGAAACAGTGCTGATCCCCGATGGCAATAGAGGGACGCTTTGTGTCTCTTCACAGATAGGCTGTGCGCTTGACTGCAGTTTCTGCTCAACAGGAAAGCAGGGGTTTAATCGAAACTTGTCAGCCGCTGAAATTATTGGGCAAGTATGGGTTGCAGTAAAATCCTTCGAAGATATTGACCCAGAGAAAGAGCGACCTGTTACCAACGTAGTTATGATGGGGATGGGAGAGCCGTTGCTTAACTTTGATAATGTCATAGATGCGATGGATCTGATGATGGATGACTTTGCCTATAGCATTTCAAAGCGACGTTTAACGTTAAGTACGGCCGGGGTTGTGCCAGCAATTAAGAAACTCACCGGGTTAACTGATGCTTCCATAGCAATTTCATTGCACGCACCCAATGATGAGCTTCGAGATCAATTGGTGCCGATTAATCAGAAGTACCCTATTAGTGAACTGCTTGATGCGGTACAGGGTTACTTGGGTTCCTTGTCAGATAAGCGTAAAGCAACGATTGAATATACCCTGATTGAAGGCGTTAACGATCAGCTAGAGCTCGCTCACCAACTCGTTGATTTATTGAAAGATTTACCCTGCAAAATCAACCTTATTCCGTTTAACCCATTCCCTCAAAGTGACTACAAAAAGCCATCTGGAAACGCCGTTCACCGGTTTCAGGATGTGCTGGTAGAGGGGGGGTATGTTACCACTATTCGTTCTACCCGAGGCGATGACATTGATGCAGCTTGTGGTCAACTGGTAGGTAAGGTCACAGACCGAACCAGAAGAAGTGAAAAGTATATTCCACTTAAACAGCACTCGGGTTAA
- a CDS encoding IscS subfamily cysteine desulfurase, giving the protein MSLPIYLDYAATTPVDPRVAEKMMNCLSIDGVFGNPASRSHIYGWQAESFVESARKQVSELINCDPREVVWTSGATESDNLAIKGVAEAYRDKGMHIVTSAIEHKAVLDSCAFLESQGYDVTYLKPGKDGVITPDQVREALREDTILVSLMHVNNEIGVITDIEKVADITHEKGVVFHVDAAQSAGKVEIDLKKMKVDLMSFSAHKIYGPKGIGALFVRRRPGVSLQAQIHGGGHERGMRSGTLPTHQIVGMGEAFHIASQEMNAECERIKQLRDKLWTGLSQLEGVSINGEADNRVAGNLNVAFEGVDGESLMLALKDIAVSSGSACASASLDPSYVLKGIGVSDELAHASIRISLGRFTTADDVERTLTLITEKVEKLREISPTWPK; this is encoded by the coding sequence ATGAGCTTGCCCATCTATCTAGACTATGCCGCAACTACACCTGTTGACCCCCGTGTTGCTGAAAAAATGATGAACTGCCTGAGTATTGACGGCGTGTTTGGGAATCCGGCTTCACGATCTCATATTTATGGTTGGCAAGCGGAATCATTTGTTGAATCAGCAAGGAAGCAGGTTTCTGAGTTGATAAACTGTGACCCGAGAGAGGTTGTTTGGACATCAGGTGCAACCGAGTCTGATAACCTGGCCATTAAAGGTGTTGCTGAAGCGTATCGTGATAAAGGAATGCATATTGTGACTTCTGCAATTGAGCACAAAGCCGTGCTTGATAGCTGTGCATTTCTTGAGTCTCAAGGATATGATGTGACCTATTTGAAGCCCGGTAAGGACGGGGTGATCACGCCTGATCAAGTGAGGGAGGCTCTGAGGGAGGATACAATTCTTGTTTCGTTGATGCATGTGAACAACGAAATAGGCGTGATAACGGACATCGAAAAGGTGGCCGATATTACCCATGAAAAAGGAGTTGTTTTTCATGTAGATGCTGCTCAAAGCGCCGGGAAGGTTGAAATTGATCTCAAAAAAATGAAGGTTGATTTAATGTCATTCTCTGCTCATAAAATTTATGGGCCAAAGGGGATTGGGGCGCTTTTCGTAAGGCGTCGGCCGGGTGTTAGCTTACAGGCTCAGATTCATGGCGGCGGGCATGAACGAGGCATGCGGTCAGGTACTTTGCCAACACATCAGATTGTCGGTATGGGGGAGGCTTTTCATATTGCCAGTCAGGAGATGAATGCGGAATGCGAGCGTATAAAGCAGTTAAGAGATAAGCTTTGGACAGGACTAAGCCAGCTTGAAGGTGTCAGCATTAACGGCGAGGCCGATAACCGGGTAGCGGGAAATTTAAACGTGGCGTTTGAAGGTGTTGATGGCGAGTCTCTTATGCTTGCATTGAAAGATATTGCGGTTTCATCTGGCTCAGCTTGTGCCTCGGCTAGTTTAGACCCTTCCTATGTGCTCAAAGGTATTGGGGTGAGTGATGAGTTGGCTCATGCTTCTATCAGGATTTCTCTCGGGCGTTTCACTACTGCCGATGATGTTGAAAGGACGCTTACCCTAATTACTGAAAAAGTTGAAAAACTAAGAGAGATATCGCCGACATGGCCTAAGTAG
- the ispG gene encoding flavodoxin-dependent (E)-4-hydroxy-3-methylbut-2-enyl-diphosphate synthase codes for MKFESPIQRRKSRQIWVGNVPVGGDAPIAVQSMTNTDTLDVDATVKQVTQLQDAGADIVRVSVPSLEAAETFAKIRQQVNVPLVADIHFDYKIALKVAELGVDCLRINPGNIGREDRISAVINAARDSGVPIRIGVNAGSLEKDLQKKYGEPTPDALVESAMRHIDILDRYDFQDYKVSLKASDVFMTVAAYRKIANQIEQPLHLGITEAGGLRSGTVKSSVGLGMLLMDGIGDTIRISLAADPVQEVKVGFDILKSLKLRAKGINFIACPSCSRQNFDVVQTMNDLEARLDDVTTPLDVAIIGCIVNGPGEAREADIGLTGGSPANLLYLDGVPDHKLENESLVDNLERTIRDKIAQRDAASADDKSEQIIVKG; via the coding sequence ATGAAGTTTGAATCTCCAATACAGCGCCGTAAATCAAGACAGATATGGGTAGGAAATGTTCCGGTTGGCGGCGATGCGCCCATCGCTGTTCAAAGCATGACAAACACAGATACCCTGGATGTTGACGCGACGGTAAAGCAAGTCACTCAGCTACAGGATGCCGGGGCGGATATTGTTAGGGTTTCGGTTCCTTCCCTTGAGGCGGCTGAGACATTTGCCAAAATTCGTCAGCAGGTTAATGTTCCTCTTGTTGCAGACATTCACTTCGACTACAAAATTGCGCTAAAGGTGGCAGAGCTAGGCGTTGATTGTTTACGGATAAATCCCGGAAATATTGGTCGTGAAGATCGAATCAGTGCTGTAATAAATGCCGCTCGTGATAGCGGGGTACCTATCAGAATAGGTGTTAACGCTGGCTCACTGGAAAAAGATCTTCAAAAAAAATATGGTGAACCGACCCCGGATGCGCTTGTAGAGTCTGCAATGCGCCACATTGATATTCTTGATCGTTATGATTTTCAGGACTACAAAGTAAGTCTTAAAGCATCTGATGTGTTTATGACGGTTGCCGCTTACCGCAAGATTGCTAACCAAATCGAACAGCCACTGCATTTAGGCATCACTGAAGCGGGTGGGCTGAGATCTGGTACAGTTAAATCGTCTGTGGGACTTGGTATGCTGTTGATGGATGGCATTGGTGATACGATTCGGATATCACTGGCTGCAGACCCGGTTCAGGAAGTGAAAGTCGGGTTTGATATTTTAAAGAGCCTCAAACTGCGAGCAAAAGGTATCAATTTTATAGCCTGCCCAAGTTGCTCTAGACAGAACTTCGACGTTGTTCAAACAATGAATGATCTCGAAGCCAGGCTTGATGATGTCACCACTCCCCTAGATGTCGCTATAATCGGTTGCATCGTAAATGGGCCTGGAGAAGCCAGAGAAGCTGATATTGGCTTGACTGGCGGGTCTCCTGCAAACTTGCTTTATCTGGATGGCGTCCCTGACCATAAGTTAGAGAATGAAAGCCTTGTTGATAACCTTGAGCGAACCATAAGAGATAAAATTGCTCAGCGCGATGCGGCTAGTGCCGATGACAAGTCAGAACAAATTATCGTTAAAGGCTAA
- a CDS encoding inositol monophosphatase family protein, producing MQPVINIALRAARQANEYILQTLDKQPVSFSDPEACAKQIKNLENTTYRVFFDALKKAYPTHYIGEPGEPVSDQHENSWSISLIHSPENILRHLPFTGYSITNYQKGKVEHALFINPITDEEFSASRGHGAALNGKRIRVSDTRNLNQSLLTSNLLENARNMENAHVGLELISDLAQATFNVRATGCEAADLAYVAAGRFDAAVLTDVDTSELPAVLLICQEAGVLTGDFKGAPTSSGTKRLVAANAKLFKSLIQKIHNYNARF from the coding sequence ATGCAACCTGTAATCAACATTGCACTTAGAGCAGCCCGCCAGGCAAACGAATACATACTTCAAACTCTCGATAAGCAACCCGTGAGTTTTTCTGACCCGGAGGCTTGTGCAAAACAGATTAAGAATCTTGAGAACACTACCTACCGTGTATTTTTCGACGCCCTTAAAAAAGCGTACCCCACACATTACATTGGTGAACCAGGCGAGCCTGTTTCAGACCAGCATGAGAATAGCTGGAGCATATCCCTGATTCACAGCCCGGAAAATATATTGCGTCACCTGCCATTTACTGGCTACTCAATTACAAACTACCAGAAAGGCAAAGTTGAGCACGCCCTATTCATTAACCCTATTACTGATGAAGAGTTTTCTGCCAGCAGGGGGCACGGTGCAGCATTAAACGGTAAGCGAATCAGGGTGTCAGACACCAGAAACCTGAATCAGTCACTTCTGACCAGCAACTTGCTGGAAAACGCCCGTAACATGGAAAACGCCCATGTCGGCCTTGAACTAATCTCTGATCTTGCCCAAGCAACCTTCAATGTTAGAGCAACGGGTTGTGAAGCCGCTGATCTTGCTTATGTCGCCGCAGGAAGGTTTGACGCCGCAGTACTTACTGACGTAGATACAAGTGAACTGCCAGCCGTTTTACTTATCTGTCAAGAAGCTGGTGTACTAACTGGCGACTTTAAAGGCGCACCAACATCAAGTGGCACCAAACGCCTGGTTGCAGCAAACGCTAAACTGTTTAAATCTTTAATCCAAAAGATTCATAACTACAACGCCAGGTTTTAA
- the iscR gene encoding Fe-S cluster assembly transcriptional regulator IscR, with translation MRLTTKGRYAVTAMLDLALHACDGPVSLSDISARQGISLSYLEQLFAKLRRAQLVKSVRGPGGGYCLGGAESAIFIAQIVDAVNESIDTTKCKQKGDCQNGEKCLTHHLWSDLSLQIHEFLSGISLDDLMKKRDVQVIANRQDLTQGNIIQTES, from the coding sequence ATGAGATTAACGACGAAGGGTCGATACGCTGTGACCGCAATGCTGGATTTGGCCCTTCATGCATGTGATGGCCCGGTTAGCCTGTCCGATATATCCGCTAGGCAGGGTATATCTCTGTCGTATCTGGAGCAGTTATTTGCAAAGCTCCGTAGAGCACAACTTGTAAAAAGTGTGAGAGGGCCAGGCGGCGGCTACTGTTTAGGAGGCGCGGAGTCTGCCATCTTTATTGCCCAGATTGTTGATGCGGTAAACGAATCCATTGATACAACGAAGTGTAAGCAAAAAGGCGACTGCCAAAATGGTGAAAAATGCCTTACGCATCATTTGTGGTCAGACTTGAGTTTACAGATCCATGAGTTTTTGAGCGGTATCAGTTTGGATGATCTTATGAAAAAAAGAGATGTTCAGGTGATTGCTAATAGGCAGGATCTCACTCAGGGAAACATCATTCAAACCGAGTCGTGA
- a CDS encoding RodZ domain-containing protein, with amino-acid sequence MSENIEGVSQATQASGLGLALKQGRESKSYTVERVADELHLRPSIVTAIEEESYELLPGEIFLKGYIRSYSRLVGLNEDDMVGLLEQQLTYEASLDANEKQAKGKAKRKKRSKHALLLLLISTLLGAGFYFWSEKLGNGMPDIFPLESQPEEAGPDRGETTNMDAPVVEDIDNTGTEDKTTLEDHQDNDAVTERDSEEAAETPLEATAPLLGPEALEHESQTEHENQVELESSAVEVLSQPETIVTENDSDSDQVSSIADGLAESSSELSTNQEAGLEQSVTEIEERGDITPSNSSNVEEQVVESEAETSEATVPVIELERGTIKVIFSGECWFTLKNGEGRTVFAALKQAGDEINYSGPLPFSVVVGAVSEVSMYFEDKAVDFSTVRIRNNRASLELTH; translated from the coding sequence ATGAGTGAAAATATAGAGGGTGTATCTCAGGCAACTCAGGCCTCGGGGCTAGGGCTTGCTCTTAAGCAAGGGCGAGAGAGCAAAAGCTACACTGTAGAGCGTGTTGCAGACGAACTTCATTTGAGACCTTCAATTGTCACTGCAATTGAGGAAGAAAGCTATGAACTGTTGCCAGGCGAAATATTCTTAAAAGGTTATATACGAAGCTACTCAAGGCTGGTAGGGCTAAATGAAGATGATATGGTTGGATTGCTTGAACAGCAGCTGACTTATGAGGCGAGCCTTGATGCCAATGAAAAGCAGGCGAAAGGCAAAGCGAAACGGAAAAAACGATCTAAGCATGCGCTGTTATTGCTGTTAATTTCAACTCTATTAGGGGCCGGGTTTTATTTTTGGAGTGAAAAACTTGGAAATGGTATGCCCGATATATTTCCTCTTGAGAGTCAACCAGAGGAAGCAGGCCCTGATCGCGGTGAGACTACGAACATGGATGCGCCCGTTGTTGAGGATATAGATAACACTGGAACCGAAGATAAAACGACTCTGGAAGATCACCAAGACAATGATGCTGTAACTGAGAGAGATTCTGAAGAAGCGGCTGAAACACCGCTTGAAGCGACCGCTCCATTACTAGGGCCAGAAGCGCTGGAACATGAAAGTCAAACAGAGCATGAGAATCAAGTAGAACTTGAGTCAAGTGCAGTAGAAGTGCTTTCTCAACCAGAGACAATCGTTACAGAAAATGACAGCGACAGTGATCAAGTTTCTTCAATAGCTGATGGTTTAGCTGAATCTTCCAGCGAGTTATCAACGAACCAGGAAGCAGGCCTCGAGCAGAGCGTAACCGAGATAGAAGAACGAGGTGACATTACCCCTTCTAACAGCTCAAATGTTGAAGAACAGGTGGTTGAGAGCGAAGCTGAAACTTCAGAAGCGACCGTGCCTGTAATCGAGTTGGAGCGGGGCACAATTAAAGTGATATTCTCAGGTGAGTGTTGGTTCACTTTGAAAAATGGTGAAGGTAGAACCGTCTTCGCAGCATTAAAACAAGCGGGCGACGAAATCAATTACTCAGGGCCATTACCGTTTAGCGTGGTTGTTGGCGCAGTTAGTGAAGTTTCAATGTATTTTGAAGACAAAGCCGTTGATTTTTCCACGGTTCGAATACGAAATAATCGCGCCTCACTTGAGTTAACCCATTAA
- the pilW gene encoding type IV pilus biogenesis/stability protein PilW translates to MKFYLIAFLVLLLSGCVTTTESAFTRKADEAKALQNYIQLGLAYIQRSDFERARLNLGRALEIDSDSSEAYAALGLLYQQEAENTLAEEHFKTALSLDDKNTRGRTFYAAFLYRLERYEEALTQFQLAGNDTDYNGRAVIFINIAQCHLRLGQNKQAVKAYEKTLALDHSQPQALIGITQLLVDEGEYLKAQRYYNRMLNIIKSSGMTHSANSLWLGIELARHFNNSTQESSYAVLLKRLYPESQEYKQYRALTSNE, encoded by the coding sequence ATGAAGTTTTATTTAATCGCTTTTCTAGTGCTCCTTCTTTCTGGTTGTGTCACCACAACCGAGAGTGCATTTACGCGTAAAGCTGATGAAGCTAAAGCCCTGCAAAATTATATTCAGTTAGGGCTTGCCTATATTCAGCGAAGCGATTTTGAGAGGGCAAGATTAAACCTGGGGCGTGCCCTGGAAATTGACTCTGATAGCTCTGAAGCTTATGCCGCATTAGGCCTGCTTTATCAACAAGAAGCAGAAAACACCTTGGCGGAAGAGCACTTTAAGACAGCCTTATCGTTGGATGATAAAAATACCCGAGGTCGAACGTTTTACGCCGCATTCCTATACCGACTTGAACGTTATGAAGAAGCGCTGACGCAATTTCAGTTGGCGGGCAATGACACCGATTATAATGGTCGAGCAGTCATTTTTATCAATATTGCTCAATGCCACTTAAGGCTGGGTCAAAATAAACAAGCAGTGAAGGCATATGAGAAAACGCTGGCATTAGATCACTCGCAACCCCAGGCTCTTATCGGGATAACCCAATTGCTGGTTGACGAGGGGGAGTACTTAAAGGCGCAGCGATACTATAATCGAATGCTGAATATCATTAAGAGCAGCGGTATGACCCACTCTGCTAACAGTTTGTGGTTGGGTATAGAGTTGGCACGCCACTTCAATAATAGCACTCAAGAATCAAGCTATGCGGTACTTCTGAAAAGGCTTTACCCAGAATCCCAAGAATACAAACAATACAGGGCTCTGACATCAAATGAGTGA
- the secF gene encoding protein translocase subunit SecF — MSNVEKQIDFMGKRKIAAALSILAVLVAIGSLAFKGLVFGLDFTGGTLVEVEYKTAPDLNQVRTQLTDSGYEKLTVQNFGADTAVLVRLAQGFSDTVGEEVLTALKANGDDVTLKRAEFVGAQVGEELREQGGLGLLFALGIVMVYVAMRFQLKFSFGAVVALAHDVIITLGLFSLMSWDFDLTVLAALLAVIGYSLNDTIVVSDRVRENFRKMRKGSSEEIINVSLNQTLSRTIVTSLTTILVLVALYLFGGEMINGFSKALLIGVLVGTYSSIYVAGNVLLALGVSKEDLVVPVKEGEGEEVDEMP; from the coding sequence ATGAGTAATGTAGAAAAACAAATCGATTTTATGGGTAAACGCAAAATTGCGGCTGCCCTTTCTATACTGGCTGTATTAGTAGCAATTGGCTCTTTAGCGTTCAAAGGGTTGGTGTTTGGGCTTGATTTTACTGGCGGCACGCTGGTTGAGGTCGAGTACAAAACTGCACCAGATTTAAACCAAGTGCGGACTCAACTCACTGATTCTGGTTATGAAAAACTAACGGTGCAGAACTTTGGGGCTGACACTGCTGTTTTGGTTCGTTTGGCTCAAGGCTTCAGTGATACTGTAGGTGAAGAGGTTCTTACGGCCCTTAAGGCGAATGGTGATGATGTTACTTTGAAGCGCGCAGAATTTGTGGGGGCTCAAGTTGGGGAAGAGCTTCGGGAGCAGGGTGGTTTAGGCCTGCTGTTTGCCTTGGGTATTGTGATGGTTTACGTTGCCATGCGATTCCAGTTGAAGTTTTCTTTTGGTGCTGTTGTAGCGCTTGCGCACGACGTGATCATAACTCTCGGGCTTTTCTCTTTGATGTCTTGGGATTTTGACCTGACTGTTCTGGCAGCCCTTTTGGCGGTAATTGGTTACTCTCTAAACGATACCATTGTTGTCTCGGATCGGGTTAGAGAGAACTTTAGAAAGATGCGTAAAGGCTCGTCAGAAGAGATTATAAATGTCTCATTGAACCAAACCCTTTCCAGAACCATCGTGACATCTCTAACGACTATATTGGTATTGGTTGCCCTATACCTGTTTGGTGGTGAAATGATCAATGGCTTCTCTAAGGCGCTGCTGATAGGTGTTTTGGTCGGTACTTACTCATCGATTTACGTTGCGGGTAATGTGCTGCTGGCACTGGGTGTATCTAAAGAGGATCTTGTCGTACCAGTGAAAGAGGGCGAAGGAGAAGAAGTTGATGAAATGCCTTAA
- the ndk gene encoding nucleoside-diphosphate kinase, which yields MAIERTFSIVKPDAVAKNVIGQIYTRFEEAGLKIVASKMLHLSQEKAEGFYAEHKERPFFADLVAFMTSGPVMVQVLEGENAVLANRDLMGATNPKEAAEGTIRRDFADSIDANAVHGSDALASAEREIAYFFSDDEICPRS from the coding sequence ATGGCGATCGAGCGCACCTTTTCAATTGTTAAGCCTGATGCTGTTGCTAAAAATGTTATTGGTCAGATATACACTCGATTTGAAGAGGCAGGTCTAAAGATTGTTGCTTCAAAAATGCTGCACCTTTCTCAAGAAAAAGCAGAAGGTTTCTACGCAGAGCACAAAGAGCGTCCGTTCTTTGCTGACTTGGTTGCTTTCATGACCTCTGGCCCAGTCATGGTTCAGGTATTAGAAGGTGAAAATGCAGTTTTAGCAAACCGCGATCTTATGGGAGCGACTAACCCTAAAGAAGCAGCAGAAGGAACTATTCGCCGTGATTTTGCTGACTCAATTGATGCTAATGCTGTTCACGGTTCTGATGCGTTAGCATCTGCCGAGCGTGAAATTGCATACTTCTTCTCTGATGATGAAATTTGCCCAAGAAGCTAA
- a CDS encoding RNA methyltransferase — protein sequence MYSNVRIVMMNTSHPGNIGAVARAMKNMGLAELCLVSPKSFPDIVAERRAAGAKDILAATKVVDTFDEAVEGCVSVIGASARGRKIPWPVMNPRDCAEKVREFALSAEQVIGKENQNKVAIVFGQEDRGLSNEELQRCNYHVHIPTNPEYGSLNVAMALQVVVYELRMDYLLYSGLGDGKQTSSTLSPEDEGWDEVIATSEEVEGLMGHLEQVMIKTEFYDPDNPRQLIPRLRRLFQRSRMDKIEVNIMRGFLNTVLKAIKDKR from the coding sequence ATGTATAGCAATGTTCGCATTGTAATGATGAACACGTCCCACCCCGGAAATATTGGTGCAGTCGCACGTGCAATGAAAAATATGGGGTTAGCAGAACTGTGCCTGGTGTCTCCTAAGTCATTTCCTGATATTGTGGCAGAGCGGCGTGCAGCAGGAGCCAAAGATATTTTGGCGGCGACCAAGGTGGTTGATACCTTTGACGAGGCTGTTGAAGGTTGTGTTTCAGTGATTGGGGCAAGTGCAAGAGGGCGTAAAATTCCATGGCCAGTCATGAATCCGAGGGATTGTGCCGAGAAAGTTAGAGAGTTTGCATTGTCGGCCGAGCAAGTTATAGGTAAGGAAAACCAGAACAAAGTAGCCATTGTTTTTGGTCAGGAAGACAGAGGGCTTTCAAATGAAGAGTTGCAGCGCTGTAACTATCATGTTCATATCCCAACGAACCCTGAGTACGGTTCTTTGAATGTTGCAATGGCGCTGCAGGTTGTCGTTTACGAACTAAGAATGGATTACCTTCTATATTCTGGTTTGGGTGATGGCAAGCAGACGTCAAGTACTTTGTCTCCAGAAGATGAAGGGTGGGATGAGGTGATCGCCACCTCAGAAGAGGTAGAGGGGTTAATGGGGCATCTTGAACAGGTAATGATAAAAACGGAATTTTATGACCCTGATAACCCAAGGCAACTGATACCCCGATTGCGGCGATTGTTTCAGCGCAGCAGGATGGATAAGATAGAAGTGAATATCATGCGGGGGTTTCTAAACACCGTTTTGAAGGCAATAAAGGATAAGCGCTAA
- the cysE gene encoding serine O-acetyltransferase translates to MFSGIKEDIESVFERDPAARNTFEVLTNYPGLHALLFHRLAHALWNSGLMWLARIVSTFSRWLTGIEIHPGARIGRRFFIDHGMGVVIGETTIIGDDVTLYQGVTLGGTSWNKGKRHPTLGNNVVVGAGAKVLGPFEVGDNAKIGSNAVVTKQVPEGATVVGIPGRIIVASPDDEQRRKKMAEKIGFDAYGVSEEMPDPVARSIRSMLDHMHAVDERMEAMCKTLQNLDSEYQNSVMPPLNDDDFKGVRDEGR, encoded by the coding sequence ATGTTTAGTGGAATCAAAGAGGATATTGAAAGTGTATTTGAGCGTGACCCGGCTGCTCGTAATACCTTTGAGGTGTTGACCAATTATCCTGGCCTCCATGCCTTGCTATTTCATCGTTTAGCTCATGCCTTGTGGAATAGTGGGTTGATGTGGTTGGCTCGAATTGTGTCAACGTTTAGCCGTTGGTTGACTGGTATAGAAATACACCCTGGGGCTCGTATAGGTCGCCGGTTTTTCATCGATCATGGTATGGGGGTGGTCATTGGTGAGACGACCATCATCGGTGATGATGTCACGCTTTATCAAGGGGTGACACTCGGAGGAACATCCTGGAATAAAGGAAAGCGCCACCCAACCCTCGGGAATAACGTGGTAGTAGGTGCTGGGGCAAAGGTCTTAGGGCCATTTGAGGTGGGAGACAACGCGAAGATCGGGTCAAATGCTGTGGTCACGAAGCAGGTGCCAGAAGGGGCTACGGTAGTGGGAATTCCCGGTCGTATTATCGTCGCATCGCCTGATGATGAGCAACGACGTAAAAAGATGGCTGAAAAGATTGGTTTTGATGCCTATGGGGTAAGTGAAGAGATGCCAGACCCGGTCGCGCGTTCGATCAGGAGTATGCTTGACCATATGCATGCGGTTGATGAAAGAATGGAGGCCATGTGCAAAACACTTCAGAACCTGGACTCCGAGTATCAAAATAGTGTAATGCCGCCCTTGAATGATGATGATTTTAAAGGAGTTAGGGACGAAGGCCGATAA